The following coding sequences are from one Saprospiraceae bacterium window:
- a CDS encoding HAMP domain-containing histidine kinase, with amino-acid sequence MVGKQNIRWYAVWVVAFIVLLLCKTYEQFYVSFGHSHSHQVHTFVQSKVSEIYQAKEKFLSALDKSKHSSSQGESISHWINQFTDQHPDTYILVCGEGRITYWNHAGSSFINHWCPCNNSQAGFEFYQIGSQNFFAVYQNLESTQCTDSCVIVYGPIFQTEKNQSPLILTNQKIAKNQVPILDTKKAAVGFLSPSGDYLSPVYANILIIIYLLVLLSIYYPFHHFAKYFLNHKNYSWAFLTIILALLIVLSLSQWIVNQNSFYHSILTSTQIHTNYFHYTLFEFIVISGIIFHLTYFFSKYYKIEEFYHSKRKIDTYIIPFFNYLATFLAFLLYTSVYKAIFVNSGFHFQLDNIVMMPVENYFLLINLLLVLVSVFLIAHKLCMSTLSFKLELNERFLVFAAAALVIVPIAMQINISINVIVFVLGSSIVIWLLDYFADGYETNILWLISWIIIISFLTSGLIFHYQNEKKRNLETEILSHYKEDLTKAKKDTTSSINPTANLIQRAYSSKVNLYIFENQLLNYATNTNKPVYSQLVNQLGELSSRRVIAEGKDYMIARPQSDTIIALSHDRESMLNAISLFSYLFSALILFCYVINFIHQKYKFIPEGLQFNLPDKPSLKNRIQFYIILGIIISFVIIALITVFFTKRSERQILEESLLLKINNLTFYLENSIASQSLFEDAERVLQGQINHANSLLDYSVEVYDNKGYMIQNNGSSKPTLERTKLLDPRFYFNYPSDVADVVITEYDDKTLGKRILAYKNLFFKNQRIGTSEVSTTIDAGNNSNNRLAILINTLLNIYVFLFLIAASLATILANSITSPLEVLGNKIKELRLGKRNEMLEWKAEDEIGELIQTYNQMVDQLDESAHMLAKSERDNAWREMAKQVAHEIKNPLTPMKLSIQYLQQMIKSGSSEVIPMTEKISQNLLEQIDGLTQIATEFGNFAKMPIATNEKLLLNEVVSNVHDLFRKREDLDIYLSVTIDELYAFCDKNQLIRVLNNLINNAIQAIPETRRGKIEIALTSKDKFACIKVKDNGVGIPEEMQSKVFLPNFTTKSSGTGLGLAMCQQIIEAVNGKIYFNSLPTHGTEFVVELPLMKS; translated from the coding sequence TTGGTCGGAAAACAAAACATCAGATGGTATGCAGTCTGGGTAGTGGCATTTATTGTTCTACTACTATGCAAAACCTATGAACAGTTTTATGTGAGTTTTGGTCATTCGCATTCTCATCAGGTACATACTTTTGTACAATCCAAAGTATCCGAAATTTATCAAGCAAAAGAAAAATTTCTTTCTGCACTTGACAAATCAAAACACTCCAGTTCTCAGGGCGAAAGTATAAGTCATTGGATCAACCAATTTACGGACCAACATCCTGATACCTACATTCTTGTTTGTGGAGAAGGTAGAATCACATACTGGAACCATGCCGGATCATCGTTTATAAACCATTGGTGTCCTTGTAACAATTCTCAAGCAGGGTTTGAGTTTTATCAAATAGGTTCTCAAAACTTCTTTGCCGTATATCAAAATCTGGAAAGCACTCAGTGCACTGACAGCTGTGTGATCGTTTATGGGCCTATTTTTCAAACTGAGAAGAATCAATCTCCCCTGATTCTCACCAATCAAAAAATAGCAAAAAATCAAGTGCCCATCTTAGATACAAAAAAAGCCGCAGTAGGCTTTCTAAGTCCAAGTGGAGATTATCTAAGTCCAGTTTATGCTAATATCCTTATTATCATTTACCTATTGGTATTACTCTCAATTTATTATCCGTTTCATCACTTTGCAAAATATTTTCTTAACCACAAAAATTACTCTTGGGCATTTCTCACGATCATTTTAGCACTTCTCATTGTACTTTCATTATCACAATGGATAGTCAATCAAAATAGCTTTTACCATTCCATATTGACCAGCACTCAAATTCACACCAACTACTTTCACTACACCTTGTTCGAGTTTATTGTGATCTCAGGCATCATTTTTCATCTAACATATTTTTTTAGTAAATACTACAAAATTGAAGAATTCTACCATTCAAAAAGAAAAATTGATACATATATTATTCCGTTCTTCAATTACTTGGCTACCTTCCTCGCATTTTTGCTTTATACTTCTGTCTATAAGGCCATTTTTGTAAATAGCGGCTTTCATTTTCAACTGGATAACATTGTGATGATGCCTGTTGAAAATTATTTCCTTCTCATCAATCTCCTTTTAGTATTGGTATCTGTGTTCTTGATTGCACACAAGTTATGCATGAGCACTCTTAGCTTTAAACTTGAATTGAATGAGAGATTTCTGGTATTTGCAGCTGCTGCATTAGTGATTGTGCCTATCGCTATGCAAATCAACATTTCAATCAATGTCATTGTATTTGTCCTGGGTTCATCAATTGTCATTTGGCTTTTAGATTATTTTGCTGATGGCTATGAAACAAATATTCTTTGGTTGATAAGTTGGATTATCATCATTTCATTCCTGACTTCCGGTCTGATCTTCCATTACCAAAACGAAAAGAAACGAAATCTTGAAACAGAAATTCTAAGTCACTATAAAGAAGACCTGACAAAAGCAAAAAAAGATACAACTTCTTCCATCAATCCCACAGCCAACCTCATCCAACGAGCTTATTCATCAAAAGTAAATTTATACATTTTTGAAAATCAACTTTTAAATTATGCCACCAACACGAACAAACCGGTATATTCTCAACTTGTGAATCAATTAGGTGAACTCTCTTCAAGACGAGTAATCGCAGAAGGCAAAGACTATATGATCGCCAGACCTCAATCCGATACTATTATTGCTCTGTCACATGATCGAGAGTCTATGCTCAATGCGATTTCACTTTTTTCATATCTGTTTTCTGCTTTAATTTTATTTTGCTACGTAATCAATTTTATTCATCAGAAATATAAATTCATTCCCGAAGGTTTGCAATTTAATCTACCTGACAAACCCTCATTAAAAAACCGAATTCAATTTTATATCATTCTGGGAATCATCATTTCATTTGTGATCATTGCTCTAATTACTGTATTTTTCACAAAGAGATCAGAACGTCAGATTTTGGAGGAATCTCTATTACTTAAAATAAACAACCTGACATTTTATCTTGAAAATTCGATTGCATCACAGAGTTTGTTTGAAGATGCTGAAAGAGTTCTTCAAGGGCAGATAAATCATGCAAACAGCCTGTTGGATTACAGTGTTGAGGTTTATGATAACAAAGGTTACATGATTCAAAACAATGGCAGTTCAAAACCTACTTTAGAAAGAACTAAACTTTTGGACCCAAGATTTTACTTCAACTATCCAAGTGACGTTGCAGATGTTGTAATCACCGAATATGATGACAAGACTCTTGGAAAACGGATCTTAGCTTATAAGAATCTATTCTTCAAAAATCAAAGGATAGGCACGAGCGAAGTTTCAACTACTATCGATGCAGGAAATAATTCTAACAACAGACTTGCCATATTAATTAACACCTTGCTCAATATTTATGTATTTCTATTTTTGATCGCCGCAAGTTTAGCTACAATCCTGGCAAATTCAATTACCTCTCCACTTGAGGTTCTAGGAAATAAAATTAAAGAACTCCGTCTCGGAAAAAGAAACGAAATGCTTGAATGGAAAGCAGAAGATGAAATTGGCGAATTGATACAAACTTATAATCAGATGGTCGATCAGTTGGATGAAAGTGCACATATGCTAGCTAAATCTGAGAGAGACAATGCCTGGAGAGAAATGGCAAAACAAGTGGCTCACGAAATAAAAAATCCATTGACACCGATGAAACTCAGTATCCAGTACCTACAACAAATGATTAAATCCGGGTCGTCGGAAGTGATTCCCATGACAGAAAAAATTAGTCAGAATCTTCTTGAACAGATAGATGGTCTCACACAGATTGCTACTGAGTTTGGAAATTTTGCTAAAATGCCTATAGCTACCAATGAAAAACTTTTGTTGAATGAGGTGGTTTCAAATGTGCATGATTTATTCAGAAAAAGAGAAGACCTAGACATTTATCTTTCAGTAACCATTGATGAACTTTATGCATTCTGCGACAAAAATCAATTGATTCGTGTGCTCAATAACCTCATCAATAATGCAATCCAAGCTATACCTGAAACCAGAAGAGGTAAGATAGAAATCGCCTTAACAAGCAAAGACAAATTTGCGTGCATAAAAGTTAAAGACAATGGCGTTGGAATCCCAGAAGAAATGCAGTCTAAGGTATTCCTTCCGAATTTCACAACCAAATCATCAGGCACCGGGCTTGGGCTTGCAATGTGCCAACAGATAATTGAAGCTGTAAACGGAAAAATTTATTTCAATAGTTTACCAACTCATGGCACTGAGTTTGTTGTTGAACTTCCACTCATGAAATCGTAA
- the porV gene encoding type IX secretion system outer membrane channel protein PorV translates to MQFKFLFFALLITSTTLHAQWDPTKKCYIDGGTNDCLSNTILTALPFLRISPDARSGAMGDAGVSLTADPAAMHHNAARLAFAEEDLGLSITYSPWLRNLGIDDIFLLYLSGFKKLDDNQALGLAVRYFSLGTIEFTDANGNDQGTGRPNEFEINLGYSRKLSPVLSASLSAKFVYSNLATGQFVGTSQISAARSFGADLGLFYRNKLGQSGRRNYLNAGLAITNVGSKVTYVKGVVKDFIPTNLAIGATYEMNFDDFNSLSITGEINKLLVPTPIQPSDSAYDANHNSYADYREKPLFEGILGSFNDAPGGFTEELQELMYNVALEYWYDKQFAVRAGYFHENSLKGDRKYLTLGLGLKYNIFGMNLSYLVPTTNNRSPLANTLRFTLFFDFTNRNKNKSTPAEN, encoded by the coding sequence ATGCAATTCAAATTTTTGTTTTTCGCCCTATTGATTACCTCTACAACATTACACGCTCAGTGGGACCCAACGAAAAAATGTTATATAGATGGCGGAACCAACGACTGCCTTTCCAATACTATCCTCACAGCATTACCATTCCTTCGGATAAGTCCTGATGCTCGTTCCGGAGCAATGGGGGACGCAGGTGTATCTCTCACTGCGGACCCTGCAGCCATGCATCACAATGCTGCTAGATTGGCTTTTGCAGAAGAAGATCTGGGACTCTCCATCACTTATTCTCCCTGGTTAAGAAACCTTGGCATTGATGATATTTTCTTGCTTTACCTGAGTGGTTTTAAGAAGTTAGACGACAATCAGGCTCTAGGTCTTGCTGTAAGATATTTTAGTCTTGGTACGATTGAATTTACCGATGCCAATGGCAATGACCAAGGAACAGGCCGTCCGAATGAGTTTGAGATCAATTTGGGTTATTCCAGAAAATTGTCACCTGTACTCTCGGCCTCATTGTCGGCTAAATTTGTCTATTCAAATCTCGCCACAGGTCAGTTCGTGGGTACTAGTCAAATTAGTGCGGCTCGGTCTTTTGGAGCGGATTTGGGCCTTTTTTACAGAAATAAATTAGGACAAAGCGGCAGAAGAAATTATCTCAATGCAGGACTGGCAATTACCAACGTAGGCTCAAAAGTTACATATGTAAAAGGCGTAGTCAAAGATTTTATTCCTACAAACCTTGCAATTGGTGCTACCTATGAAATGAATTTTGATGACTTTAACTCGCTTTCCATAACAGGAGAAATAAATAAATTGCTGGTGCCTACACCAATCCAACCTTCAGACTCTGCCTACGATGCAAACCATAATTCATACGCAGATTATAGAGAAAAGCCTTTGTTTGAAGGAATACTTGGTTCTTTCAACGATGCTCCGGGTGGATTTACAGAAGAGTTGCAGGAATTGATGTACAATGTTGCTTTGGAGTATTGGTATGATAAACAATTTGCAGTCAGAGCTGGCTATTTTCATGAAAATTCATTGAAAGGAGATAGAAAATATTTGACACTGGGCCTCGGTTTGAAATACAATATATTTGGTATGAATCTTTCATATCTCGTGCCTACAACAAACAATAGAAGTCCCCTGGCAAATACTTTGCGATTCACATTATTTTTTGATTTTACCAATCGAAATAAAAATAAGAGTACTCCTGCTGAAAACTAA
- the porU gene encoding type IX secretion system sortase PorU, translating into MVEILPLRLRNGMIEGLLDYELSYNPSSIALPTTPPPPFTKNSVLENGLIYKIAIDKEGVYKLDKSFIQNNLTQDLSSINPKNIRIFTNGGGMLPESNSAPRVDDLAEIAILVTGEADGVFNDQDAIYFYGKGPHSFSYTTNGDLNYSKNIYSDYAYFFVKFDQTPGLRINSLPSNSTAEKVFKQNFVTIHHQKDLVNLLEHDPGNHGSGQRWFGEELSGTRVQSFGNEFTFDEILSDENVFIQAVVAGRCAQLSTFEIKSGNQTIGRINTPQVYYGTNNIYANPGSLSTSFKSPNDNLTLSVNYLNTSVVSEGWLDYVQASAFTNLKYFNKPLLISHPDQVNFYSTGFNVLSSTVYQDLWNVTDPLNISGIKTDQIIPGGFNFQVLNNQARGRYVYFDRNDINLPNPKFIAKLENQNLHGLETADMLVVYHKNFKDEALRFAKHRSSFSGLNVVTVDVDQVANEFGGGVKDPSALRDMCRMLYSRAPSKFRYLLLFGDGSYDFRHVDTRTDDQNFVPTYETLESLSPIISYPSDDYFGLLDDSEGEGLRGGLEISIGRFVCRTNAEAQNIVDKVISYDTDPKCFEEWRLNMCFMADDEDGNIHLDQVEELSTLLQKSHPVYNQSKVYLDAYEQITTPGGERYPTVTKAISDDMFKGQLVYTYLGHGGPTSLTQERVLKSSDIIDWDNQYKLPLMITATCTFNGFDDPSITNAGEEAIHSRVKGAIALFSTVRAVYSDDNFLLTSSALKHLIEQQNGSYLTLGETLRKAKNENSSTGILENSRKFMMFGDPAQNLALPKHSLAVTSINDKSISAVPDTFSSLQTVKVSGYVAQHNGDKLGNFNGKLYINIFDKPSKLTTRGNDKGSYPRDYYVQKNTIFKGIAAIKNGDWEFSFIIPKDINYSLGQGKMSLYATDEKNTDAASYFEGFYIGGTSSDSLVDDKPPVVQLFMNDDKFVTGGITDENPKIYSKLSDDTGINISGSSIGHDILAVLDRDSRNPIILNSYFKSELNEFKKGEILYPLKDLSPGTHTLTLTAWDLSNNLGEATLEFQVKNSENPSIDHVYNFPNPFSTRTQFQFETNISGSELEVQIRIQSISGKVVRTIGQKIKPNGYRIDNINWDGKDDFGNPLANGVYLYRVHVSSSDPSGSVKKSSDYQKLLILR; encoded by the coding sequence TTGGTTGAAATTTTACCTCTCAGATTGCGCAACGGCATGATTGAAGGCTTATTGGATTATGAGCTCTCCTACAATCCAAGCAGTATTGCATTACCGACAACTCCACCACCTCCTTTTACCAAAAATTCTGTGTTAGAAAATGGTTTGATTTATAAAATTGCAATTGATAAAGAAGGAGTGTACAAACTGGACAAAAGTTTCATCCAAAACAACTTGACTCAAGATCTAAGCAGTATCAATCCAAAAAACATCAGAATATTCACGAACGGTGGCGGTATGCTCCCGGAATCTAACTCAGCTCCAAGGGTAGATGATTTGGCGGAGATTGCCATTTTAGTCACTGGCGAAGCTGATGGTGTATTCAACGACCAAGATGCAATTTATTTCTATGGAAAAGGACCACATTCATTTTCTTACACCACAAATGGGGATCTTAATTACAGTAAAAACATATATTCAGATTACGCATATTTTTTCGTAAAATTTGATCAGACCCCGGGTCTCAGAATCAACTCCTTGCCAAGCAACTCAACCGCAGAAAAAGTTTTTAAGCAAAATTTTGTGACTATACACCACCAAAAAGATTTAGTCAACCTTTTAGAGCATGATCCCGGAAATCATGGTTCAGGTCAACGCTGGTTCGGAGAAGAGCTTTCGGGTACCAGAGTTCAAAGTTTCGGCAACGAGTTTACTTTTGACGAAATTCTTTCTGATGAAAACGTTTTCATCCAGGCAGTTGTGGCTGGAAGATGTGCCCAACTCAGCACTTTTGAAATAAAAAGTGGTAATCAAACTATTGGAAGGATCAACACACCTCAAGTCTATTATGGTACAAATAATATCTATGCAAATCCTGGCAGTTTATCTACTTCCTTCAAAAGTCCAAATGACAATTTAACACTGAGTGTAAACTACTTAAATACAAGTGTGGTGTCTGAAGGTTGGTTGGATTATGTACAAGCTTCCGCGTTTACTAATCTAAAATATTTTAACAAACCGCTTTTGATTTCGCATCCTGACCAAGTGAACTTTTATTCAACCGGTTTCAATGTTTTGAGCTCAACCGTGTATCAAGACTTGTGGAATGTAACCGATCCGCTGAATATAAGCGGGATCAAAACCGATCAAATTATCCCCGGAGGTTTCAATTTTCAAGTATTAAATAATCAGGCTCGAGGTCGATATGTTTATTTTGACAGAAATGACATAAATCTGCCTAATCCTAAATTTATTGCAAAACTGGAAAATCAAAATTTGCATGGATTGGAAACTGCTGATATGCTCGTAGTGTATCATAAAAATTTTAAAGATGAGGCGCTGCGATTTGCAAAACATCGAAGCAGTTTTTCAGGGTTGAATGTAGTGACAGTCGATGTCGATCAGGTCGCCAATGAATTTGGTGGAGGAGTGAAAGACCCTTCAGCTTTACGCGATATGTGCAGGATGTTGTACTCTCGAGCTCCCTCAAAATTTAGATATCTTTTGCTATTTGGCGATGGAAGTTATGATTTCCGACATGTAGATACAAGAACAGATGATCAGAATTTTGTTCCTACTTATGAAACTTTAGAGTCATTATCACCTATCATATCTTACCCAAGTGATGACTATTTTGGACTATTGGATGATTCGGAGGGAGAAGGTTTGAGAGGTGGCCTTGAAATATCCATAGGCAGATTTGTTTGCAGGACAAACGCTGAAGCCCAGAATATTGTCGACAAGGTCATCAGTTATGATACAGATCCAAAATGCTTTGAAGAATGGCGCTTGAACATGTGTTTTATGGCAGACGATGAAGATGGAAACATTCATTTGGATCAAGTCGAAGAACTGAGTACATTACTCCAAAAAAGTCACCCTGTTTACAATCAAAGCAAAGTCTATCTCGATGCATACGAACAGATCACGACTCCGGGTGGGGAAAGATATCCTACAGTAACCAAAGCAATCTCAGATGATATGTTTAAAGGGCAGCTCGTATATACCTATCTGGGCCACGGTGGACCAACATCTTTAACTCAAGAGCGAGTCCTTAAATCATCTGATATCATAGACTGGGACAATCAATATAAACTTCCATTGATGATTACTGCCACCTGCACTTTCAATGGATTCGATGATCCATCGATCACAAATGCCGGAGAAGAAGCTATTCACAGTAGAGTAAAAGGTGCAATTGCATTATTTTCAACAGTACGGGCAGTGTATTCAGATGATAATTTCTTGTTGACAAGCTCAGCTTTAAAGCACCTGATTGAACAGCAAAATGGAAGCTATTTGACTTTAGGCGAGACCCTCAGAAAAGCAAAAAATGAGAATTCTTCAACAGGAATTTTAGAAAATTCCAGAAAATTTATGATGTTTGGTGACCCTGCACAAAACCTTGCTTTACCAAAGCATTCACTTGCAGTTACTTCTATCAACGACAAATCCATTTCAGCAGTGCCTGATACTTTCAGCTCCTTGCAAACAGTAAAAGTGAGTGGATATGTAGCTCAGCACAATGGCGACAAATTGGGCAACTTCAATGGAAAATTGTATATAAATATTTTTGACAAACCATCCAAACTGACAACTCGAGGAAACGATAAAGGAAGTTACCCAAGAGATTATTATGTGCAGAAAAACACCATTTTCAAAGGTATCGCAGCGATTAAAAACGGGGATTGGGAATTCAGTTTTATTATTCCAAAAGACATCAATTATTCATTGGGCCAGGGTAAGATGAGTCTTTATGCTACTGACGAAAAAAACACAGATGCTGCTTCCTATTTCGAAGGATTCTACATCGGCGGCACGAGTTCAGATTCACTTGTTGATGATAAGCCACCAGTCGTCCAATTATTTATGAATGATGACAAATTTGTCACCGGAGGAATCACAGATGAAAATCCAAAAATATATTCAAAACTTTCAGACGATACAGGTATCAATATCTCGGGCTCAAGTATCGGTCACGATATTCTGGCTGTGCTTGATCGTGATTCACGAAATCCCATCATCCTTAACTCCTATTTCAAATCAGAACTAAATGAATTTAAGAAAGGAGAAATCCTCTATCCACTCAAAGATCTTTCGCCGGGGACACATACTTTGACTTTGACTGCATGGGATTTGTCTAATAACTTGGGAGAAGCCACTCTAGAATTTCAGGTCAAAAACAGTGAAAATCCAAGTATAGACCATGTTTACAACTTTCCAAATCCTTTCAGCACTCGTACCCAGTTTCAATTTGAAACCAATATTTCCGGATCCGAGCTGGAGGTGCAGATTAGAATCCAGTCCATTTCGGGTAAAGTGGTGCGCACTATTGGACAGAAAATTAAACCTAACGGCTATCGTATAGATAATATCAATTGGGATGGAAAAGATGATTTTGGCAACCCGCTAGCCAATGGTGTTTACTTGTATCGGGTTCATGTCAGCTCCTCTGATCCTTCCGGTTCAGTAAAAAAGAGTTCGGATTATCAAAAATTGCTCATTCTGAGATAA
- a CDS encoding PorP/SprF family type IX secretion system membrane protein, producing MESTIVQNFNKYKPFLLGLMFFWASGSYAQDPVFSQFFLSPLHNNPAFCGLDEAPRFSLQYRNQWPAIEGNFNTYTTTAFSYDQFFGKWKSGIGAHLLADNSGDGILRSYKATAVYGYQAPLYKKGYYIKGGLEFGLAHYSLDWDRFIFGDQIDPEYGPVSPGGTPYPSAELEPSQKGRTYIDVGAGILYYTPVFYLGVSSKHINTPDNSLLDQSLNPNDGLPVRWTILTGGDIRLSRAGRTLQVFSPTLLYALQSSFWQLNIGGIYQISSLQLGLFYRQSRQNSDALITMLGLKKGIYRFSYSFDYTLSDLGISQGGSHEIGIGINLAPIRQRSKVRTDCFDAFR from the coding sequence TTGGAAAGTACAATTGTCCAAAATTTTAACAAATATAAGCCATTCTTGCTGGGCTTAATGTTTTTTTGGGCAAGCGGGAGTTATGCTCAAGATCCTGTATTTAGTCAATTTTTTCTATCTCCATTGCACAATAATCCTGCGTTTTGCGGATTAGATGAGGCTCCAAGATTTTCATTGCAGTACCGCAATCAGTGGCCGGCAATTGAAGGCAATTTCAATACTTATACGACCACTGCATTTAGCTATGACCAGTTTTTTGGAAAGTGGAAGAGTGGTATAGGTGCCCATTTATTGGCTGATAATTCAGGTGATGGAATTTTGAGATCTTATAAGGCTACGGCTGTGTATGGTTATCAGGCACCCCTTTACAAAAAAGGTTATTATATTAAGGGAGGACTTGAATTTGGGCTGGCACATTACAGTTTAGATTGGGACCGTTTTATTTTTGGAGATCAGATTGACCCTGAATATGGCCCGGTGAGTCCCGGAGGAACACCGTATCCAAGTGCTGAACTTGAACCGAGCCAAAAAGGAAGAACATATATTGATGTTGGTGCAGGAATACTGTATTACACGCCCGTATTTTACCTCGGTGTAAGCAGTAAGCATATCAATACTCCCGACAACAGCTTGTTGGATCAGAGTCTTAACCCTAATGATGGTCTCCCGGTCCGGTGGACTATACTTACTGGTGGTGACATCAGATTGTCCCGTGCGGGAAGGACGCTCCAGGTATTTAGTCCAACTCTGCTTTATGCTCTGCAGTCTTCTTTTTGGCAATTGAATATAGGGGGAATTTATCAAATCAGCAGCCTGCAGTTGGGGCTATTTTACAGACAGTCGAGACAAAACTCAGATGCTTTGATTACAATGTTGGGGTTAAAAAAAGGTATTTACAGGTTTAGTTACAGTTTTGATTATACGCTATCTGATCTTGGAATTTCACAAGGTGGAAGCCATGAAATCGGAATTGGCATAAATTTAGCTCCCATTCGACAACGGTCAAAAGTTAGAACCGATTGTTTTGATGCTTTCAGGTAA
- a CDS encoding SUMF1/EgtB/PvdO family nonheme iron enzyme — protein MKTKVFFAYALLVLGVLGTSCSKKNTDRSDSTGWKYNDQQWGGFEKVDYEGQATGPNLVLIEGGTFTMGLTEEDVTYEWNNIPRRVTVSSFYMDETEVSNINYREFIYYLGRVYKSYPDVMRKELPDTLVWREELAYNEPFVETYFRFPSYDEYPVVGVNWLQSKDYCKWRTDRVNEMVLIERGVLNPNPDQVDADNFNSKAYLAGQYQGNVRKNLPDLQTGGERQVRFEDGILLPEYRLPTEAEWEYAALALKGKQSENKDELITDRRIYPWDGSTARYKRRDKYMGNILANFKKAGGDYMGMAGKLNDHAHIPGPVRTFWPNDFGLYNMAGNVSEWVEDVFRPLTSTTLRDVENHDLNPFRGNEFSELILDENGNPVEKDSLGSLRYQIVGDSTLTLRENYNKADVKNYFDDDDEAIEYAYGKYSLISNKSRVIKGGSWADRLFWLSPGARRFKDEDKADRTLGFRCAMTRTGGPEGNEDAGGLQFKRKMPKEKRNYKK, from the coding sequence ATGAAAACCAAAGTTTTCTTCGCGTATGCATTGCTTGTACTAGGGGTACTAGGGACTTCTTGTAGCAAGAAAAACACAGATCGCTCAGACTCCACAGGCTGGAAATACAATGACCAGCAATGGGGTGGTTTTGAAAAAGTTGATTACGAAGGTCAAGCTACCGGTCCAAATCTGGTACTGATTGAAGGAGGAACTTTTACCATGGGCTTGACTGAGGAAGATGTGACTTATGAATGGAACAATATTCCAAGACGGGTTACGGTTTCATCTTTTTATATGGATGAAACAGAAGTTTCCAACATCAATTATCGTGAGTTTATTTATTATCTGGGAAGAGTTTACAAGTCTTATCCGGATGTGATGCGCAAGGAATTACCGGATACCTTGGTATGGAGGGAAGAACTTGCCTATAACGAACCTTTTGTTGAAACTTATTTTCGTTTTCCAAGCTATGATGAATATCCGGTTGTAGGTGTAAACTGGTTGCAATCTAAGGACTATTGCAAATGGAGAACAGATCGGGTAAATGAAATGGTGTTGATTGAAAGAGGGGTCTTGAATCCTAACCCGGATCAAGTAGATGCTGACAATTTTAATTCAAAAGCATATCTAGCCGGTCAATATCAAGGTAATGTGCGCAAAAACCTTCCTGATTTGCAGACAGGAGGTGAGCGTCAGGTTAGATTTGAAGATGGTATCCTCTTACCTGAATATAGACTTCCGACTGAAGCTGAGTGGGAATACGCAGCATTGGCCTTGAAAGGCAAGCAATCAGAGAATAAAGACGAGCTGATCACAGACAGAAGGATCTATCCATGGGATGGGTCAACAGCTCGCTACAAGAGAAGAGACAAATACATGGGAAATATACTTGCTAACTTCAAAAAAGCAGGTGGTGATTATATGGGTATGGCCGGTAAGTTGAATGACCATGCACATATTCCAGGGCCGGTACGCACTTTCTGGCCTAATGACTTTGGTCTTTACAATATGGCAGGAAACGTAAGTGAATGGGTAGAAGATGTATTCAGACCCTTGACTTCAACTACACTCCGCGACGTCGAAAATCACGATTTAAATCCTTTTAGAGGAAATGAATTCAGTGAGTTGATATTGGACGAGAATGGTAATCCTGTGGAAAAAGATAGTTTAGGAAGTTTGCGCTATCAGATCGTAGGAGATAGCACTTTGACATTGAGAGAGAACTACAACAAAGCAGATGTGAAAAATTACTTTGATGACGATGATGAGGCTATAGAGTATGCTTATGGAAAGTATTCTTTGATCAGCAATAAGTCACGTGTAATAAAAGGTGGAAGTTGGGCAGACAGATTATTCTGGCTATCTCCGGGTGCAAGACGATTTAAAGACGAAGACAAAGCGGACAGGACACTTGGTTTTAGATGTGCAATGACAAGAACCGGTGGCCCAGAAGGAAATGAAGATGCAGGTGGTCTTCAATTCAAACGCAAAATGCCTAAAGAAAAGAGAAATTATAAGAAATAA